In Chryseobacterium turcicum, a single window of DNA contains:
- the arfB gene encoding alternative ribosome rescue aminoacyl-tRNA hydrolase ArfB yields MKKFTPELTYKTSRSSGAGGQNVNKVETAVTVMWKVSDSEFFNNFQKELIYNKLKNRINLEGILQLTVSESRTQLQNKKIATEKILEIVNDSIIIPKTRFKTKPSKAKVQKRLDSKKKLSDKKEDRRFKY; encoded by the coding sequence ATGAAAAAATTTACCCCAGAACTTACTTACAAAACATCTCGCAGCAGCGGTGCAGGCGGACAAAACGTGAACAAAGTGGAAACTGCAGTTACCGTGATGTGGAAAGTATCAGATTCTGAATTTTTTAATAATTTTCAAAAAGAATTAATTTACAACAAGCTTAAAAACAGAATTAATCTGGAGGGAATTCTGCAATTAACGGTTTCAGAATCGAGAACACAATTACAAAATAAGAAAATTGCCACCGAGAAGATATTGGAAATCGTAAATGATTCTATAATTATTCCTAAAACCCGATTTAAAACTAAACCATCAAAAGCCAAAGTTCAAAAAAGGCTCGACTCGAAAAAAAAGCTTTCAGACAAGAAAGAAGACCGACGTTTTAAATATTAA
- a CDS encoding acyltransferase family protein encodes METLQKNKFDALTGMRAIAAIMVFVYHNRKYWRHDLPFEIMRFISEWHIGVTVFFVLSGFLLAYRYEEKPLESKKSYLKYILLRIARIFPLYWILLSFYFLDTSYSKGVDTYFLQYSLFYSLFERYSVSGIVQAWSLTVEFFFYILAPFLFLLLKKSWKYCILFLIGFFFLGWGIGMGLKEFNGNPKGFLYPLQFMIGSTFFGRSLEFFFGMLLAYLMKKEKGIQFLNKIKKPTLWGGISILILIICIRFFARNNFVHGIERWEGRLIHELFLPVAIIIFFWGLITEKTWVSRILSTKFFILLGNASFVFYLIHLSYFNMKLKSYIYLPDKNFVLLWICSIIIYLLIEKPLYELCRKLISKIN; translated from the coding sequence TTGGAAACTCTTCAAAAAAATAAATTCGATGCTTTAACCGGAATGCGTGCCATTGCTGCTATCATGGTTTTTGTATATCACAACCGAAAATATTGGCGCCACGATTTACCTTTTGAAATCATGCGTTTCATCAGTGAATGGCATATTGGCGTAACTGTATTTTTTGTGTTAAGCGGATTTTTACTAGCCTATCGCTATGAAGAGAAGCCTTTAGAATCAAAAAAATCATATTTAAAATATATTCTCCTTCGTATCGCAAGAATATTCCCATTGTATTGGATTTTATTGAGTTTTTATTTTCTCGACACCTCATATTCCAAAGGTGTTGATACTTATTTTCTGCAATACTCTTTATTTTATTCACTTTTTGAAAGATATTCTGTGTCTGGAATTGTTCAGGCTTGGTCATTGACCGTTGAGTTTTTCTTTTATATTCTGGCTCCGTTTTTATTTCTATTATTAAAGAAAAGCTGGAAATACTGCATACTGTTTTTAATTGGATTTTTCTTTTTAGGTTGGGGAATTGGAATGGGTTTAAAAGAATTTAACGGAAACCCTAAAGGCTTTCTATATCCTTTACAGTTTATGATTGGGAGTACATTTTTCGGGCGAAGTCTTGAGTTTTTCTTCGGAATGTTACTCGCTTATTTAATGAAAAAAGAAAAAGGAATTCAATTTTTAAACAAGATTAAAAAACCTACACTTTGGGGTGGAATTTCGATTTTAATTTTAATTATTTGTATCAGATTTTTTGCCAGAAATAATTTCGTTCACGGTATTGAAAGATGGGAAGGTCGCTTGATTCACGAATTATTTTTGCCCGTTGCAATTATTATTTTCTTTTGGGGATTGATAACCGAAAAAACTTGGGTTTCAAGAATACTTTCGACGAAATTTTTTATTCTTTTAGGAAATGCATCATTTGTTTTTTATCTGATACATTTGAGTTATTTCAACATGAAACTCAAATCATACATCTATCTGCCTGACAAGAATTTTGTTTTGCTTTGGATTTGCTCGATTATCATTTATCTTTTAATTGAAAAACCTTTGTATGAGCTTTGCAGGAAGTTGATTTCTAAAATTAATTAG
- a CDS encoding DUF389 domain-containing protein, which yields MMNSFFNFIDLHNGEEKREKVLENVISNISFRGSNLWILACAIIIASVGLNVNSTAVIIGAMLISPLMGPIVGAGFALGTYNFPLLKKSMKNLLIATVVSLTVSAFYFYISPFKDVQSELLARTSPNIYDVLIAFFGGLVGIIAITRVEKGNPIPGVAIATALMPPLCTAGFGLATSNYSYFFGAFYLYIINCFFICIATFFVVKYLKYPSVIIDSVYEKRIRYGISALILVMIVPSFYLAYNLFNEKKFIKTAELFIQKEFDNKGYTIVYKKLNYNSSPKSIDLAFLNKKFNPQEIASYNKILVDNGLSDTKFIVRQSSEDVKSEILNEINKNIVNVSAKDIAISKLRQELDGYKISDSTLLYEIKAIYPSVHNISYGKIEEYPKTDSARLSFVLMYSGKMANKEQFKNWLEIRLHEKDVKLIENPKE from the coding sequence ATGATGAATAGCTTTTTTAATTTTATTGATCTTCACAATGGTGAAGAGAAAAGAGAGAAAGTTCTAGAAAACGTAATTTCTAATATCTCATTTAGGGGTTCTAATCTTTGGATTCTTGCCTGCGCTATAATTATTGCATCGGTTGGGCTGAATGTCAATTCTACAGCCGTAATCATTGGGGCAATGCTTATTTCTCCATTAATGGGTCCGATTGTAGGAGCTGGGTTTGCGCTAGGAACGTATAATTTTCCGTTGCTGAAAAAATCAATGAAAAATCTGTTGATTGCTACCGTGGTAAGCCTCACTGTTTCTGCGTTTTATTTTTATATTAGCCCGTTCAAAGATGTTCAGTCGGAGTTATTGGCAAGAACTTCTCCGAATATTTATGATGTTTTGATTGCTTTTTTTGGAGGTTTGGTTGGTATTATTGCCATTACAAGGGTTGAAAAAGGAAATCCTATTCCGGGGGTTGCTATTGCGACGGCTTTGATGCCGCCATTGTGTACTGCAGGTTTCGGGTTGGCAACGTCTAATTATTCTTATTTTTTCGGTGCTTTCTATCTTTATATTATTAATTGCTTCTTCATTTGTATCGCTACATTTTTCGTTGTAAAATACCTTAAATATCCTTCTGTAATAATTGATAGTGTATATGAAAAAAGAATAAGATATGGTATTTCAGCTTTGATTCTGGTCATGATTGTTCCTAGTTTTTATTTAGCGTACAATTTATTTAATGAAAAGAAATTTATCAAAACGGCAGAACTTTTTATTCAAAAAGAATTTGATAATAAAGGATATACAATTGTTTATAAAAAACTTAATTATAACTCGAGTCCTAAGTCTATCGACCTTGCTTTTTTAAATAAAAAATTTAATCCACAAGAGATTGCGTCTTATAATAAAATTCTTGTTGATAATGGGCTTTCGGATACTAAATTTATTGTAAGACAAAGTTCTGAAGATGTAAAGTCGGAAATCCTTAATGAGATAAATAAAAATATTGTGAATGTCTCGGCAAAAGATATTGCGATATCTAAACTACGTCAGGAGCTCGACGGATATAAGATTTCTGATTCTACGCTGTTGTACGAAATTAAAGCTATTTACCCTTCTGTACATAATATTTCCTATGGTAAAATTGAAGAATATCCCAAAACAGATAGCGCAAGGCTGAGTTTTGTGCTTATGTATTCGGGGAAAATGGCGAATAAAGAGCAATTTAAAAATTGGCTGGAAATAAGACTGCACGAAAAAGACGTTAAGCTTATTGAAAATCCTAAAGAATAA
- a CDS encoding deoxyhypusine synthase family protein produces MSKPITEFIEKYYLHFNAAALVDASKGYVAHLNDGGKMMITLAGAMSTAELGKILAEMIRQDKVDFISCTGANLEEDLMNLVAHSHYERVPHYRDLTAQDEWALLERGLNRVTDTCIPEEEAFRRLQKHIVEIWKDAEAKGERYFPHEFMYKMILSGVLEQYYEIPRENSWMIAAAEKNLPIVVPGWEDSTMGNIFASYCIKGELTATTTKSGIEYMTYLADWYTKNSAGKGVGFFQIGGGIAGDFPICVVPMLYQDMEMHDIPFWSYFCQISDSTTSYGSYSGAVPNEKITWGKLDITTPKFIVESDATICAPLMFSYILEN; encoded by the coding sequence ATGAGCAAACCGATTACTGAGTTCATCGAAAAATATTATCTACACTTCAACGCAGCAGCTTTGGTAGATGCATCAAAAGGATATGTTGCACACCTTAATGATGGTGGAAAAATGATGATTACACTTGCAGGCGCAATGTCTACTGCTGAATTAGGAAAAATTCTAGCAGAAATGATTCGTCAGGATAAAGTAGATTTCATTTCTTGTACAGGTGCCAATCTTGAAGAAGATTTGATGAATCTTGTAGCGCACTCTCATTACGAAAGAGTTCCTCATTACAGAGATTTAACAGCTCAAGACGAATGGGCTCTTTTGGAAAGAGGTTTAAACAGAGTTACAGACACTTGTATTCCTGAAGAAGAAGCTTTCAGAAGATTGCAAAAACACATCGTTGAAATCTGGAAAGATGCTGAAGCGAAAGGTGAAAGATATTTCCCGCATGAATTCATGTATAAAATGATTCTTTCAGGAGTTTTGGAGCAGTATTATGAGATTCCAAGAGAAAACTCTTGGATGATTGCAGCGGCTGAAAAAAACTTACCAATTGTAGTTCCAGGATGGGAAGATTCTACCATGGGTAACATCTTTGCTTCTTACTGTATTAAAGGTGAATTAACGGCTACAACTACAAAATCTGGTATCGAATACATGACCTATTTGGCAGATTGGTACACTAAAAACTCAGCTGGAAAAGGTGTTGGTTTCTTCCAGATTGGTGGAGGTATCGCAGGAGATTTCCCAATTTGTGTGGTTCCGATGTTGTATCAGGATATGGAAATGCATGATATTCCGTTCTGGTCGTATTTCTGTCAGATTTCAGATTCTACAACTTCTTATGGTTCATATTCTGGAGCAGTTCCGAATGAGAAAATTACTTGGGGGAAATTAGACATTACTACACCGAAATTTATCGTTGAAAGTGATGCTACGATTTGTGCACCATTGATGTTCTCTTACATTTTGGAAAACTAA
- a CDS encoding AMP-binding protein, producing the protein MLLDFNNLETNNLHAETDFEKKVFFFLEEWFSDSKTVKVQTSGSTGVPKIIEIEKEKMINSAKMTCDFLNLKEGDTALVCLPIEYISGKMMVVRAITRKLKLIISDPSLKPLENLNQKIDFCAMTPLQVENSLDKIHFIKNLIIGGAAVSASLKNKIAQTLRLSDTPTKIYETYGMSETLSHIALKETYPTPDEYFNVFNSIEISTDERNCLKIYAPQLNSEILQTNDLIEIKNSSSNQFKFLGRIDNVINSGGAKIFPEQLEGLVKKEIPNEVVFLGIKDESLGQKLILIIEGKESELLNNQLSTINYQQKFHKPKEIIFVDKIPRTPNGKVNRLELKSIFE; encoded by the coding sequence ATGCTTCTCGACTTCAATAATCTCGAAACTAATAATTTACATGCTGAAACTGATTTTGAGAAAAAAGTGTTTTTTTTTCTTGAAGAATGGTTTTCGGATTCTAAAACAGTAAAAGTACAGACTTCTGGGTCTACGGGCGTTCCGAAGATTATTGAAATTGAAAAGGAAAAAATGATTAATTCTGCAAAAATGACCTGCGATTTTTTAAATCTAAAAGAAGGAGATACTGCCTTGGTCTGTCTGCCTATAGAGTATATTTCAGGAAAAATGATGGTTGTAAGAGCCATAACCAGAAAGCTTAAACTCATTATTTCAGACCCTTCGTTAAAACCTTTAGAAAATCTCAATCAGAAAATTGATTTTTGTGCGATGACCCCTTTACAGGTTGAAAACTCATTAGATAAAATTCATTTTATAAAAAATCTGATTATTGGTGGTGCCGCTGTTTCAGCATCTTTAAAAAATAAAATCGCTCAAACGCTCAGACTCTCAGACACTCCAACTAAAATCTATGAAACTTATGGAATGTCTGAAACCCTTTCTCATATTGCTTTAAAGGAAACCTACCCTACTCCTGATGAATATTTTAATGTTTTCAATAGTATTGAAATTTCCACGGATGAGAGAAATTGCCTGAAAATTTATGCTCCACAACTTAATTCAGAAATATTACAAACGAATGATTTGATTGAAATTAAAAATTCCAGTTCTAATCAATTTAAGTTTTTAGGGAGAATTGATAATGTGATTAATTCTGGTGGAGCAAAAATATTTCCTGAACAGCTTGAGGGATTAGTAAAAAAAGAAATCCCAAATGAAGTGGTGTTTTTAGGGATAAAAGATGAAAGTTTAGGTCAAAAATTGATTTTAATTATTGAGGGCAAAGAATCTGAATTATTAAACAACCAACTATCAACCATCAACTATCAACAAAAATTTCATAAGCCTAAAGAAATTATTTTTGTGGATAAAATTCCGAGAACGCCGAATGGAAAAGTAAATAGGTTAGAATTAAAAAGTATTTTTGAATAA